Genomic DNA from Mus musculus strain C57BL/6J chromosome Y, GRCm38.p6 C57BL/6J:
ctctgaaactcaaaaaaaaaaacttgaaaacccgcttaaaaaagcaaaacaacaaaaacaaacaaataaacaaacaaaaaacaacaacaacaaaacacctacaataccctgaaacactaactaaaatcctgagactataaaaacaaccctaccccccccaaaaggcttacaaaaccctgaaacattaactaaaatcctaagatacaaaaataatcctaaacccataaaaaaaagcaaacacacacacaagaaaacaaaaaacctttacaaaattctaaaaccctataaaacactaaaagtataaaaagaaacaaaaacaaaacaaaacaaaacaacaagaagatcaaaaacacacaaaaaactacaattatcctaaaattattcataaaccctaaaaagccctaaaaccctgaaataccttaaatttctaggagaaatcaagatctaaaataaataaataaatacataaataaacacataaataaatacataaataaacaaacaaacctcaaccctaccaaaaacaaacaaacaaacaaacaaacaaacaaacaaacaaacaaacaaaaaacttgtaaggacaaaacaacctcccaaatttaaaaccattaaaaccctaaaactctaaataacccaaagggctttaccctcctgcacccccccaaaaaaaaaaacccgaaaactgtaaaatactaaaaagcccgaaaaaaaagcctaaaacattagaagaagtaaatagaaaaaaaaatctagaatctttaaacaaatactgaaatagtcctaaaatcaaaaaaaaaaaaaaaaaaagaaaagaaaagaaaagaaaaagaaaagaaaaagaaaaagaaaattctgaaaacacacctatcagctaggcagtcattcaacttacatattttagcctgcttctgagtgctggtattaaaggggaataaaactatacttgactcctttttgtttgtataattgttttctaaaagatattttttctgtgtgtgtgtgtgtgtgtgtgtgtgtgtgtgtgtgtgtgtgtctgtgtgtgtctgtgtgtgtctgtgtgcctgtgtgtgtgtctgtgtgtgtgtgtgttgtccaaagaggtcatcagatcgtctagaactagaattgcaggtggttgtgaacaaccatgtgggtgttagaaattgaaccctggtcctgtgcaaaagcaatcagtgggcctaagcagtgagctatctcctcagtcctttctgcttgctctaatctctacttcactattcatcttgcccaaatatgtctttaattcttacttcttctgtctttttttctgtgatgaattcttatttgcttttctcttgcttctccaattacagcaccaagattctgcatttccttttgttttggaagattctcaaggaatcctaaatccagattttagggcagttatttaaaattcttgctggtgattctgacaatggtttcctcattttttttaaaaattaggtattttttcatttacatttccaatactatctcaaaagtccccacatacccacctcaaccacacccccaccaccaccaccacatcttgtccctggcatacccctgaattaaggcatataaagtttgcaagactgatggggctctctttccaatgataaccaactagtccatcttctgatacaactgcagctagaaacatgagctctgatatgctgctagaaaaatgagctctggggggtttctttagttcatattgttgttccacttatgggattgcagacccctttagctccttgggtaccttctctacctcctccatttcggtccctgtgattcatccaatagctgactgtgagcatccacttctgtgtttgctaggccatggcaaagcctcacaagagacagctaaatctgggtccttccagcaaaatcttgccagtgtatgcaatggtgtcagtgtttggaggctgcttatggatggattagtggattgaaaaccactaatttggacacaatggggctactgctgccaatgtagactgtttatccagtgttgctggtcagaaatctccgttctttgaaggcaatgggttttcccagaacaggcttcttctgagtccccaaacttctgtcaacacctgttcaccttgatgatgatcactgatgtatcaaatgaccatacttagtaaattagagtaatacagttttcttttccaccctagaaagtggggattctaaaaatatgtgtactagctaaaagcagtgatggtgctcttcctagggttccttacatagtgtcctccttggatgttcctctctgatctatactcaccatctatgcagcttcctctcatgaacagcacacatgataacactcaacacatctgatcttcagtcagcagaaatatactaattatatttcccatatggcccagttgctcatgattctgaggcataatcatacatgttgtattgccaaacaaaatgacactaattgtctagtatataatgaagcatattttgtatgactcttttcaggagtctgtatattcaatgatgaacacaccatcagcaaatgagtgaattcttgtgagatgatgtcatcacagagggaaccaatgggctagaaagagaaaagagagagccaaactccctttcataattaaaacttttctataacagcattattaaattatttttatatgtaagtcatatccctcctgacccattcaatttcttccaaatatattcacacctggggattaatcttcagaaaattattcttgggaaacacatgtgattatttcaacatctatagtagtgtgggggcattattctccctacgtcatgtacacttaatatctttagatacctccttccctgtgatagccttgcagctcactgagtgacatgtgcatttgatgataaatgatacacaaacattgaagcaccttaccatatcctgtcacccatatcatgtacaacatagcaagaaccacacctgagttgaaaaatagaaatatattttatagtgtcttgaagctaaaatccccaaattaatcaaaatattatttggactctgttactttataccagtgttttttaagtgtacaagtcgcaggccttttctgtgaccctttgcacaggtttatagtgtccttttaccatcttcatcctccccactatcctccattggtatcaaatctccccctgctgctgcgcttactcttccaaaatacctcctattttttaatgcctcttattaaatttatattttcacaattgtcattttgagttttacttgtctaacctaatatatagtattttaacgttccatccatttttttgaaaacaaagccctgcactaatacacatagatgagaaatatatttctctctctctctttttctctctctctctctctctctctctctctctctctctctctctctctctctctctctctctctctctctctctctttctctctgtctctcctttttaaggcattcatccagtagttgacatctaaaatcactccatagcatgtatgtttcatacagtgaggcaatcaatattgatgatatggatatgtagtggtccttcttagattttttttttgaacttaaatcaacctgggaagatagaatctcagataaagatcctccatcacattggcctgtggccacaccttaaggaatgattttttttatgactgttgttgaaggatctagctctctatggatagtgtcatattctatgaagatgatgtacagggtgtggtggggaccgtggaatgtactgaaaacgattttttttgaagaactgaagatctatgtgccatgaacaattaaagtgtcctctaatttgtaagtaaattttatacatacctgtgtccagtattctgtctacacatatttcaaaactaaaattacctcatctatttcatcctgttttactgcatttaatctctgaaattccttgtaatcagaagtgctggtaaattttaaaaacctttaaaatatgactgggagatatcaggtttgttttaattttatcacaactttgtaagcatgcccaagatctatgttttcctcttactttccaaagaatccataattcatgattgccattggtttcaatatatgtcatttaaccctgtcaaattccaggtttttttgcataaaaatagttctcctctaactgtgggttttcataaagtgaaaattggtgtgctatccagtgtgctgcctcaaagagtctggcaatatttatgataagaagcacagcttaaagataaccaagggaaaggttggaacatgaaaaataaccaccatggatgttgtcaagtcagaaaccgaagactttctcagaacgaaaataaaaacaaaaatgaaacaaaacaaaacacaaaccaaacaaataaataaaaatccaacaaccaaacaataaaaacaatgcaagggtgaaattctttggcagaatattactcagatcatcaggcctttcagttcggatttcatttattatttctaggaggccatatgaaaaggtaaattcgagatgctgaacgtttctgagtgtaactagggaaggaaccagcctgagaggggttctatgatgtaagctgaactagggtgatgtcacagagcactggctggaggttgcgcatctattccacttggaggcactagaatccattgaaggtgagttcactatcttcacagtggtgtgtcaaagccaggtcattttttcccacaggcttttggtgcctggtctgtatcaggagacagaatcttgacaactaggatatttttctatgggtaagtatatttatgtagtaattaggaccctcatagctacagaaagctaaaaattttctctcctacagagagttactgtacaatttactttctccatgtttattagctagggagatgaatggtctaggttagtttatctcctgaatttattatccttgctaaccatatctagatcacaattccactaaaatgccaaagctcctgtttgtccatgtgcatgttagaagttattagttctaaaaggctgatattgcctcgactttttgagttgttcttgagttcagtgatgcaatggcttcatcgaataattctgaagctgggtcaggagaaacaataaagaaggacagtggtgtgctgtgtccctgggaagatatttgtgaatgcaagaacttagctcagagcttacgcgtacaagagaatcatggtgacccctctggccttttattttttttttctcttcttcttgatcattgggggtaattgtcatagcaccacctaaattgacatagaaattcaaggagaggatcctcatcagagacaaatttactcaggtctgaagaaataaatgttgatctgagtatgttattctgagctctagagaattacttgttaattacactatttttatttccttgtttcctttgtttctttgtttgtttgtttgcttgcttggttaattttatttgagtttctgtatgtttagatttggctgtcaggaaactcactgtgtagaccagacttgtctttctctcactaaggtctgcctcactctgcctcttgagtactatgattaaagttatgggtcactaccacttcctattaacttctccatttgattgtttgttttgttattttttgtttgtatttctgttttgtttgtttttcgtttgattttcgtttgttttcttttacttgatgttgttgttgttgtttgttgttgagacagggttcctctctatagcactgactgccctggaactcactttgtagaccaggctggtctctaatttagaaatctgcctgtccttgccttctgagttctgggattaaatgcatgtaccaccatggctgacttattaacttcttatttttataaaattaattttaggagctcaaatctgtttagcatagtctttttcacctgctcagaagttctcgtagagaagagtcttggtccagctttcactcccaacccataaccattgcccatcaggaattcatatatatgacagaggcaacagcattgtgtctggcgtaaacgggcaagatcttcagtcccaggcaatgagcaagtatgatatttgaagggaatggaagccacaagacagtgtgatctaccacaacaggtctacagccaggtagaagacaatacatctgaagagtctgagcatgacatcactcaagaagaagagtaggaggaagccttcttcccaggccctggggaatattgttggctgcagaatttctcacgggtggaaggaaggtaatgagcctgtcacccattggaaggccatcattctaggtcaactgccaacaaacccttctctttatttggtgaagtatgacggaattgacagtgtctatggacaggagctccacagcgatgagaggattttaaatcttaaggtcttgcctcacaaagtagtttttcctcaggtgagggatgtccacctcgcaggcgcactggttggcagagaggtacaacacaaatttgaggggaaagatggctctgaggacaactggagtgggatggtgctagcccaggtgccattcttacaggactatttttacatttcctacaagaaggatccggtcctctacgtctatcagctcctggatgactacaaggaaggtaacctccacatcattccagagacccctctggctgaggcgagatcaggtgataacaatgacttcttaataggttcctgggtgcagtacaccagagatgatggatccaaaaagttcggaaaggttgtttacaaagttctagccaattctactgtgtactttatcaaatttctcggtgacctacatatctatgtctatactctggtgtcaaatatcacttaaattaaaaaaaaatcacaaagtacagaaaagtaaacttataggattgaaaaaaatgtttattttcttgtgttggGTActtatgggtctttgacaacctcagtatctttgtcaataaaatttgttttgttctaaaaattaatacgtgtgacatgacatgcttttagtgaacacattgttggaagagatggactatggtggaaagaacatcaaagcaagatgaaagttgcaatacaggctgtgaacagtgcatacatctaatattacacaggctaaaatggacaggacttagattctgtggtctgcatagtgagcaaggaattggagatatgacgtagaggagcagggatggcagtaaaagatggatttttaggaagaaggggagaaagacaggacatagatagaatctctggaatgaagtctgagggagaaacaacaagttgggggaaagagtgatagataaaaggaatgtggccttgttacacaaagtgcaacccagaaaactgatccaaagagactcagaaatcagacaaaatcaggtttcatttgaataatgaaaccaaatgaaacttgtctctcattttaagatttattatctttatttatatgggtgggtagtagcttgagagtataggtgaccacagagacatgagttgtcagatcccatggagctggcattaaagctgattgttaaccattggatatgaattcaagaaaacaaatccagtttttttgcggtacaaaagtactcttgacaacatggtcatctctctattcccattaagatatctttttaagaaatccaatattaacatgcagaaaagagaccaggtagaagttaagaaagattaaattgatggtaacctttaaaaacaataaaggacacaaaaaggagtaaaggacactgaggaacaaaaatattctaagatgaagttctcaaaatgtgaagcaggagacccaggaagaatagaaattttctgcaagtagttaaaattggacatatccacattaggttctttggtttcttaacaaatagccagccgatcgggtcaaatagtaatttaaaagagaaaatgagtatatggtgagataatatatggtggggcatggatcctgagtgctttccctgagcactctttgcctgggatgaatcctgtgatcttttggatgtctctgtggagtgccccagatgaccatcaaaatgttccccatggcctgttcccctggctctcctccaaacatctgactcccaacatacctatgtaccatttcagcctgtctattccctggaaattccagtcttaaatttatgtgtgacctcattctcataaaacagtgaaggtgtactcaatgcatatgtgctgacctcttttctatgccagttctcatgggtttcaaactctatgaggttgcccaatatgttggtcactactcctgagtagcccctgtgcttcatgggggtcttactgggtcccataagcactctgagtgtttcttttgtttgtttggttttattgttgttgtagttttgtttttgtttttgttttcttttggtttttttttttttgtttttttttttgtattgtttttttttgttgttttgttttgttttgttttgtttttagtcaggcttttcatggactcaatcatttgtgttttttctctagaataagtttaaatgccaaatgacttgaaaatactctctattgttgattaattttggtatttaagagagtttttgtgctagctggatgtcttaattaggtttccaatgctgtgaaaaatcactatgactaaggcaactcattagaaacatttcattagggcttttcaacatttcattgcagtttcaaaggttcagtccactatcatcaaggaagtaaacatgcaagtggctgggaatatgtgttggtggagaggaagcttagagtcttctgcatgcagggatggtgtcttccacactgagcagagctttaaagcctcacagttatatgcttcctccaaagaggctacacctactcctataaggccacatctcctcgtagtccaactacattcagagtgccatactggtttcatagaaacttgacaagatctatagtcttgaaagaggaagagcctcagttgagaaaatgcctctttaagatcaagctgtaaggaattttcttaattggtgggagaggacccagttcattgtgggtggggacacccttgtggtggtagtcttgtgctcctcatggaagcaagacttaaggagcatgtcaataagcatcaccactccatggcctatgcatgagcgtctggatccaagaacctgtgttgtttcagtttctttcccaactactttgatgatgaatagcaatgtggaatataagctgaataaaacttttgctatggaaatagctctttggacatggtatgtccttacaacaatagaaattttaagtaagacaatttcttagagaaacaaaatatctaatagtaccactgtcacttatcctataaggacaaataatgtgtaggtgttttattttaatttaaaggtaagatattctcatgtatataatgacatgcaattgttctagtttgcatctttctcacactgatgaatactaacatcaaacataacttgggaatataagggttattagcttacatgttacagactattaccaaggaaggcaaaacaggaacttgaagcattaccaggaaagagtgcttattgcttgaccctatcttagtcattgttctattgctgtgaagagacatcatggataaaacaactattatgaaacaaagcattaactgggggcttgaatacacttacagaagtttagtccaacatcaagttagtgaccgcagcactggagcaatagaactattgatccttagacagagacagatattctgccattacattggtttcttgaaaactcaaagaccacccttattgacactaccacttcctccaatgaagccacatcttctctcattccttctaatccttaaacacactgccaatccctggtgactaaatatccatatatatgaatctataggggatattcttattcaaaccaccaaaaatcatgtggcttgatcaaatattttatttaaatacagagtaaaagcctcccttttataaatgactactgatgagcttacccacagttgcctaccctcacacatcgaccatcaaggaagaaaatgtcccatagacttacccaaaaaccaagtgaatagagacaattcttcaattgttttctctcctaaggtgacgctagattgtcaagttggagataaaaaaaaatcccagcacattaaggtttatcctgctccataacccacacaaacattattcatcccaatctcctccttctgactaggtatagacccacttccctccatggcagaagtgaagggtaagtacctccaacagcaagaatactcaataataggtgacaagtactgaatatgtcttatagcctcacaacacctacattctaatgtgtgttacactttctgggagacactccaatctgtccaacttcctgccaagtcagctttaaccagaaaaaattctcatcaattaatccaatgacttttaattgatttatttctcctgagggaatggagtgttaccccttcatggatgtattggtgtctgattcataagtaataaaacccactactattaacagctaaatcacaggtgctatgacaaataacaactcacatgagaagcatcacatttagttaagccttttcagaagttttattggagttttatttatgtactatataaatccattgatttatttatttttaagtgtgtaatttaatgattctaaacacatctcaccactgccatttttcactcatttttctggtacttcatatgatattgaaatctactataatacaatagtgaattcagaaaaaagaccagtggtgtgggtagcagcaaagttcttgagtctcaaagacaacagataccgtggctgaatattccaactacaacaactaggtaacattggttctacacttagcatgccgtttctagaaaaaaaaattaaagaattaagccatgtttcctctgaacctgacatgttactatcacaaatgaaagaaggatccatgatcacatgaatatgaaaggggcatgaagcagcaaaattgttcaacttattggcagctagtcagcattaacacaagaagggacaaagacaataaacagctttgaagacatgtccaaatgaccacgttcatttacaagttttttacccattccatgcacattcattgattgattaactcattgattaaagccatcaggttccaatcacttttcagagagcatattgtactacctatgaacattgtactgtggaccaaagccttcatctaagacccatgactgacatttcaaaacaatttaaccacagaattctttatttgaaacaaagtgataggatccatctatctcttcaaggatatctccgttttgttcaaaaagaacaaaaatgcaatgcaagttcaggatattgatcacctatccatgcatcttaaacccataggttctagccagaatgtaaggtcagaagtctaaacttcacctatactacaactaactctgaagatatctagcaatctccagttcctttctggtacttacccacaccaagtctgcattaaggaatatagtctagtgtgagatagtgccagcagttaattgcaaaatcccactatgagttgagttgtatgtaaactcagacatctgtaatatagacacacatgcatattcacaaatactcacagaaagaggcaagaagtagaggagctgaatcttagaaattctcaaggaagagaatgaaaatcttgtaaggcacagaggtaagagaaaaactgtgtctttctgcacaaaatcaggccattctgtcttccatcactgaacgggaaggctcactatcacttatcactatctgataaggtatagacagttgatgaaggatgaatagtcagttttcatcaaaggtattgactttgaaggtgatagattgttcattctctactggaagccagatgtccaagagtttatgggaaacacaaatgatttgaatgggttgtaacaaaggggagaagacgagatatgaagttggcaggaggagttaggtgggaatgggccaggttttgttctgggaggagttactaaaagaattggaaagtaaattccatcaaaatatagtgtatgaaattctcaaggaattaaggaaagtagttcttaatataccatgtctgtactgaacacacacagaccacttatatgtccatcttctaaataacaaattcttatacagcagtttcattacattgagggcaaaagtaatccagaggttatttaaaataaagaagaatctggggagatgtcccaggggtaaagccaagtgtttggtcaaacattcacctacaacaccagtgcttaggaattggagtggcagagacagaaggatgactgtggcttcctgaatgtcagcctcactcctagctcagcaagaaaccctgtcacaaggggaaaattagggagtgaagtagcagaaaacagtatacccttccctatcctctgcacttacctgtatatttctgtatgcatacacacatcaatatgattactgtataaaagaggttactttccataaattataggcaaaagcaatgttgttttaacctagagacctgaagacttttatatcattagggtcctggagaaactctccagatatagaggattgatatatcttcttcctgtgctaaggaaacctcagttaagtgtgtgtgtcagtgactttaaacacctttcttcctctagattcctatttataccacagaatggtctgtaaataatgaaaatatgaaaataagactttttcagggtgttgccttcttttaaaatcatatttataatattttactaaatcgatgggaaatcttctgctccaaggaacaatggattcaatcctgttgacttctgttttatcccattatgaataggaattaattatacatcaacatttctcacgatttgaactaaatcaggaataagggatatgtttccataaaaataagtaatgccaatatggttaatcaagtataaatgtgtgtgtgggtgtggggtggggttaggatgcctttggattatttgagaatgatggctgatcagaaatatgttatgcaaataaccctaaactgtgagaaatgaaaagaaatgatataaactatactaccaagtgtcatggccacttattagttgatttcattttctttttcattcctttattcttttgaataaatgtgtgccacagatgatcacacgttcaaatgtgttagttttccaggtgatgggctgtttagaaagaattagaatttgttttattattaaaggagacttgtcacagagccttgaaatatcaaaaacccatcaggctctctctctctctctctctctctctctctctctctctctctctctctctctctctccctctttcattactctctgccatctccatcataagttgttggctctcaactactgctctacatcttttgcctctgtgttgccatggtgtctaccatgatatcctggacttgccctctggaactctaagaccacaattaaatgtttcctcttataagttggtttggtcatgatgtctctcacagcaagagaacagtaaccaagacatacatactcctgtttattttttgaaacattctttatttctttcattaaagttacctttaatgaaaggt
This window encodes:
- the Gm20895 gene encoding Y-linked testis-specific protein 1-like, with protein sequence MTSLKKKSRRKPSSQALGNIVGCRISHGWKEGNEPVTHWKAIILGQLPTNPSLYLVKYDGIDSVYGQELHSDERILNLKVLPHKVVFPQVRDVHLAGALVGREVQHKFEGKDGSEDNWSGMVLAQVPFLQDYFYISYKKDPVLYVYQLLDDYKEGNLHIIPETPLAEARSGDNNDFLIGSWVQYTRDDGSKKFGKVVYKVLANSTVYFIKFLGDLHIYVYTLVSNIT